A single window of Sebastes umbrosus isolate fSebUmb1 chromosome 16, fSebUmb1.pri, whole genome shotgun sequence DNA harbors:
- the mapre3a gene encoding microtubule-associated protein RP/EB family member 3a isoform X1, which translates to MAVNVYATSVSIDNLSRHDMLAWVNDSLHLTYTKIEQLCSGAAYCQFMDMLFPGCILLKKVKFQAKLEHESIHNFKVLQAAFKRMSVDKIIPVEKLVKGKFQDNFEFVQWFKKFFDANYDGKEYDPLISRQGQDVAPAPNPGDHFIHKPKRNPGPQRTSPTVPKIIPAPQRVQHNTPAMRKNPSLSRNGGGDAEIMELNQQLMELKLTVDGLEKERDFYFSKLRDIELICQEHESENNSVLSSIINILYATEDGFAPPEDEELEEQAHLDQDEY; encoded by the exons ATGGCAGTGAATGTGTACGCCACATCTGTGTCCATTGACAACCTCAGCAGACATGACATGCTGGCATGGGTCAACGACTCTTTGCACCTCACCTACACTAAGATCGAACAGCTATGTTCAG GAGCGGCTTATTGCCAGTTCATGGACATGTTGTTTCCAGGTTGCATCCTTCTGAAGAAGGTCAAATTTCAAGCCAAGCTGGAGCATGAATCTATACACAACTTCAAAGTTCTTCAGGCAGCTTTTAAAAGGATGAGTGTTGACAAA ATAATCCCTGTAGAAAAGCTCGTAAAAGGGAAGTTCCAGGACAACTTTGAATTCGTGCAGTGGTTCAAGAAGTTCTTCGACGCCAACTATGACGGGAAGGAGTACGACCCTTTAATCTCCAGACAGGGGCAGGACGTGGCCCCCGCCCCCAACCCAGGTGATCACTTTATCCACAAACCAAAGAGAAACCCAG GACCACAGAGGACATCTCCAACAGTTCCCAAAATCATACCAGCACCACAGCGGGTCCAACATAACACTCCAGCGATGAGGAAGAACCCATCTTTGTCTAGAAACGGGGGCGGTGATGCTGAGATCATGGAGCTCAATCAACAG TTGATGGAGCTGAAGTTGACTGTGGACGGACttgagaaggagagagacttCTACTTCAGCAAACTACGGGACATTGAGCTGATCTGCCAGGAACACGAGAGTGAAAACAACTCTGTCCTCAGCAGTATAATCAACATTCTCTACGCCACAGAG GATGGCTTTGCACCTCCGGAGGACGAAGAGCTTGAGGAACAAGCTCACCTGGACCAGGATGAATACTGA
- the mapre3a gene encoding microtubule-associated protein RP/EB family member 3a isoform X2, producing MAVNVYATSVSIDNLSRHDMLAWVNDSLHLTYTKIEQLCSGAAYCQFMDMLFPGCILLKKVKFQAKLEHESIHNFKVLQAAFKRMSVDKIIPVEKLVKGKFQDNFEFVQWFKKFFDANYDGKEYDPLISRQGQDVAPAPNPGPQRTSPTVPKIIPAPQRVQHNTPAMRKNPSLSRNGGGDAEIMELNQQLMELKLTVDGLEKERDFYFSKLRDIELICQEHESENNSVLSSIINILYATEDGFAPPEDEELEEQAHLDQDEY from the exons ATGGCAGTGAATGTGTACGCCACATCTGTGTCCATTGACAACCTCAGCAGACATGACATGCTGGCATGGGTCAACGACTCTTTGCACCTCACCTACACTAAGATCGAACAGCTATGTTCAG GAGCGGCTTATTGCCAGTTCATGGACATGTTGTTTCCAGGTTGCATCCTTCTGAAGAAGGTCAAATTTCAAGCCAAGCTGGAGCATGAATCTATACACAACTTCAAAGTTCTTCAGGCAGCTTTTAAAAGGATGAGTGTTGACAAA ATAATCCCTGTAGAAAAGCTCGTAAAAGGGAAGTTCCAGGACAACTTTGAATTCGTGCAGTGGTTCAAGAAGTTCTTCGACGCCAACTATGACGGGAAGGAGTACGACCCTTTAATCTCCAGACAGGGGCAGGACGTGGCCCCCGCCCCCAACCCAG GACCACAGAGGACATCTCCAACAGTTCCCAAAATCATACCAGCACCACAGCGGGTCCAACATAACACTCCAGCGATGAGGAAGAACCCATCTTTGTCTAGAAACGGGGGCGGTGATGCTGAGATCATGGAGCTCAATCAACAG TTGATGGAGCTGAAGTTGACTGTGGACGGACttgagaaggagagagacttCTACTTCAGCAAACTACGGGACATTGAGCTGATCTGCCAGGAACACGAGAGTGAAAACAACTCTGTCCTCAGCAGTATAATCAACATTCTCTACGCCACAGAG GATGGCTTTGCACCTCCGGAGGACGAAGAGCTTGAGGAACAAGCTCACCTGGACCAGGATGAATACTGA